The DNA sequence TTTATTATAGCAGCCAAGTTGGGCAAAGGAAGCTGGTCGACATGGATAAAATCCTTTACTTTGGCTCTTAACTTTTCAACAATTTCATAATCTGCAGGACCTGAAATAACAAGAATCTGTACATCCATTTCCTTTCTCATCCAAAGTATTAATTCGGCAAACCGCTCTAACGGCCAGCATTTTTGCCGGCTCCCACTGCCAGGATGAATGGCAATTAATTTCTTGTTTGAATTATCAATTTTATCCCTTATAAAGTCATTACCAAAAAGTATATCCTTCTCATGTAAAAATATTTTAGGAATTTTACCCGAATCAGGTATCCCTAATACATCCAGAAATTTGATGAAATAATCTGTTATATGGATAGACTCGCCAGAGAGAGGAAAGGGGTCATAATGAACAATAGCTCGCGCACCAATAGATTCAAGGTTTTTCGTTAAAATCTGTTCCTTATCAAAAACAAAAGGAATAATTATGTCCATACAGCCAAACCTCTTCATTAGATGTTCAGATATTTGAGCATTTCTCATAAAGAGGGTAGCAATATCCGCATGGTCAAATCTACTAACGGTATCCGCATAGAAACGTCCTCTTACAATCTCCAGAAAAGATGGATAACCCATAATTTCAATATGAGCACCAGAGAAATAATTACGAATGGCTTCAAGTGCGGGTAAGGAAACAATGAGATCACCAAGGGCACTGGGACGAACTATTAAAATATGTCCTTGTAATGATTTTTTTAAATGTGAGCAGAATGCTGGTAAATAAACGCTGGTAGGTTTATAACGAAGACGTGTTTCTTCCACAAAATAATTTTAATCTATTAATCATAAACTTGAGCATGAATTATTCATTACCTTTTTTCTTTTTAATCATATCAGAAACCTTCTCAAAGAACTTCGGATCTCCGTCAGCTTCAGCCCGCTTTTTTGCTTCTGCCTGAATCTTTTTAACATCAAGAATATCACCCATGCATTCCTCT is a window from the Candidatus Jettenia sp. genome containing:
- a CDS encoding glycosyltransferase family 9 protein, translated to MEETRLRYKPTSVYLPAFCSHLKKSLQGHILIVRPSALGDLIVSLPALEAIRNYFSGAHIEIMGYPSFLEIVRGRFYADTVSRFDHADIATLFMRNAQISEHLMKRFGCMDIIIPFVFDKEQILTKNLESIGARAIVHYDPFPLSGESIHITDYFIKFLDVLGIPDSGKIPKIFLHEKDILFGNDFIRDKIDNSNKKLIAIHPGSGSRQKCWPLERFAELILWMRKEMDVQILVISGPADYEIVEKLRAKVKDFIHVDQLPLPNLAAIIKQCNVFIGNDSGITHLAAAVGVHTIAIFGSTDPNVWGPRGEWVKILHKKSDCSPCFPDTRRNCFLQTCLEAVTVEDVMCEVKHFL